From Cotesia glomerata isolate CgM1 linkage group LG2, MPM_Cglom_v2.3, whole genome shotgun sequence, a single genomic window includes:
- the LOC123259282 gene encoding alpha-1,3/1,6-mannosyltransferase ALG2, with the protein MVKVTFLHPDLGIGGAERLIVDAALALKGFGHDVNIVTTHHDPKRSFAETNNGTLPVTVVGNWIPRHIFGKFYAVFAYIRMIYAALAIYFMSDRPDIIVCDLVSACIPFLRMASDYVIFYCHHPDQLLTQPGGWLKSLYRIPLNYLEEKTTGQANKIFVNSNYTLKVFKQTFKSLDITPEILYPSIHTDFFDAATPQPLKNIFTDKLSNLPADRFIILSINRYERKKNILLAIDALATCIEKLKGTENFSNNIYLIIAGGYDERVNENVTYYQELYDYATKLNIIDRVIFLKSPKDSEKISLLNNCDVLIYTPENEHFGIVPLEAMYLRKPVIAHNSGGPMETIVNGVTGYLVDGPNIVEGFANKIADLIKDSEMRKRFGNAGRQRVIESFSFTAFGVQLDQVVNDLTKRN; encoded by the coding sequence ATGGTTAAGGTGACATTCTTACACCCTGATCTAGGAATTGGTGGTGCTGAAAGGTTAATTGTTGATGCCGCACTGGCATTGAAGGGATTCGGCCACGACGTCAACATTGTCACAACACATCATGATCCGAAACGCAGTTTTGCAGAAACAAACAATGGAACTTTGCCGGTGACAGTGGTTGGTAATTGGATACCACGTcatatttttggaaaattttatgcAGTGTTTGCTTATATACGGATGATTTACGCGGCACTGGCCATTTATTTTATGTCAGATCGTCCTGACATTATAGTTTGTGATCTTGTATCTGCTTGTATTCCATTTCTACGTATGGCCTCCGACTATGTCATATTTTATTGTCATCACCCAGATCAATTACTAACTCAACCTGGAGGTTGGCTTAAATCACTTTATCGCATTCCATTAAATTACTTAGAAGAAAAAACAACTGGTCAAGCAAATAAGATTTTTGTTAACAGTAACTACActttaaaagtatttaaacAAACATTTAAAAGTTTGGATATAACTCCAGAGATTCTGTATCCGTCAATTCACACCGATTTTTTTGACGCTGCTACACCTCAGCCACTGAAGAATATTTTCACTGATAAATTGAGCAATTTACCGGCTGAtcgttttataatattatcgATCAATCGTTATGAGcgtaagaaaaatatattgttaGCCATAGACGCACTTGCTACCtgcattgaaaaattaaaaggtaCTGAAAActttagtaataatatttatttaataattgctgGTGGTTATGATGAACGCGTCAATGAAAATGTTACTTATTATCAAGAACTTTATGATTATGCAActaaattgaatattattgatcgagtgatatttttgaaatcaCCTAAGGATAGCGAAAAAATTTCGTTGTTAAATAATTGTGATGTGTTAATTTACACACCGGAAAATGAACATTTTGGAATTGTACCTTTAGAAGCTATGTATTTACGTAAACCAGTTATTGCACATAACTCTGGTGGTCCAATGGAAACTATCGTCAATGGTGTGACTGGCTATTTGGTTGATGGACCGAATATTGTTGAGGGATTTGCCAATAAAATAGCTGATTTAATCAAAGATAGTGAAATGAGAAAAAGATTTGGTAATGCTGGTAGACAGAGAGTTATCGAATCATTTAGTTTTACAGCATTTGGAGTACAATTGGATCAAGTTGTTAATGATTTAACAAagagaaattaa